AGGTCGAGTTCGCACGGATTTGTTTTTAAGTTACTCCAAAAAGACTTTATACTTATAGAGTTATTTGGCTACTTATATACTAGCAATCTTCCCCTCCCATAAACAATATGGGATAACTCCAAACAATCTTTCCTTTCACGCATCAGACTCGACACCTGCCGAATCTGTCTCCCGAGTGTGGCAGCCCATCTACCGCTTCCTAGATCCCTTTTAGAGCCAAATTAAGATAGTTAGGGGGCCCTAAGCGCCGCCGCTTAATTGGCTTTATCGTTGAGCCGGCCCTGGGTACGGTTCCCAAAATTATAACCGACCTGTTTTAAACCGAGTCACACAATTTTCTGATGAGCCGAGACAGACGGGTTCGGGGAAGCCTGGCCCGGTTCATTCATTCCGAATCCGCTTATTTGACCAGCTGTAATGACAACTTAATTAAATTCTTCGAGGTGCCCAACCTAGTACTACATATAAAATGGTCCAGGACACATGGTGCCGCCTTGCAGAGGTAATGGGGGACGGTGGCGTGTGGTccaattttctttttttttaagcTATATACATATGTTAGCATGAAAACGCATGCATCATATTTTAAGTAATTCTTTTAAGCATTCTACAAATTTCTACATAGATGTGCCCCCAACTCGTATTCTGCTACATCACATGTGTGCTGCTTTTTAACTACCATCTCTAATTTTACATAATTAGTCGGTTGCCGATTTTTTGTGCAAAAATGAAAAATTCGCCCATCAAAATTTAAAATTGTACTTTTCTATTGCTGTGTTTTTAAGATTTATTCAACATCGGCGAGCTGTAGTTTGTACAGTAAAAACTGCCATACCTAATAATTGGATCATTTCATGTCCATATCTAACCATTTTTATCATCCATATATATAGTTAGGAATTTTCAtcaactttatattatttatattcgTAAGTCTAAAAAGTTATATTTGTTGGATGGACAAATTAAATGTTGCAAACATGTAAGATCATAATGTATGTGTgtactaaaaaaataaaataaatcaatcatTATTATTACAACAATTAGCTAAAAATATACTCCCTCTGTTTCATCATTTTAACTGTCTCTTTGACTTTTCTGCACACATCTCAAGATGCATTGATCgtataataaaaattattatttttaatttttttttgtaaataaaaatttaagttatatatttatattcaaaaaacaaaattttgaaatttattattttaactataaggtcaaaatatttaaaaatgtgTGCAAAAAAAGTCAAAGCCACTATTAAAAAAAACATAGATAGTATTATTATTACATAAGCAAATATCTACTCTCTCCATCCCATTTTATTTATCACATTTTCTTTTATAGAAATCAAATTGACCAATTTTTAATCAAATATTAAACATTACTCTTGTATTAtgtaaaaaaaaactaaaaattatatattaaagtagattaaaacTACTTTCCGGTgatgtaattttattatttttttaaattataaaatattaataaatttcgATCAAATTTTAGTTAATTTGAACAATCAAAGTCAAATGTAACAGCTAACAAAATAAGGGTGCGGGTATTTTTGAAAGAAAGGTCAAGAGTACAAGTGAACATGTCCAACAAGATGTAAAATTACAACAAGGGTATGTAATGGCATAACAGACAGGAATAAACTAGGATATTTTTACGTACATCAATATAATTCTGCATTATAATATATTACACAAAACGTATGACCTGGATCCTGGGCCAAGTTTTATTTATTAAATCTTGATTGTGGCTATGAAGGAGCTAGCCTAGCCTTCCAAGTTACTTAATGCTCAGTCATAGCTCTCTTTTCCCTAGGTTTTGGCATGGAAGGGGACCGCCAATCCGCTTTGTGTGACAGCATCCTTGATGAGTTTAAGTGATGATTCGAAATCTGCACAAAGATTGTTATAATCCGGTATCACATCTGGATCAACTGTTAATACAAATATCATTTTCTCTCCGTAGCTCTGCCAATGTACCGCGAATGCCTGCATGCTCCAACAAAAACTAATTACAATTATTATATTTAGAAACACCATTTGATGATAAATATAGGGATTTCTAGCTAGCATTGCGCTTAATCCAGCTCTATGCATTAATCTTACGTGGGGATGTCCACAGGGACTAGGAGCAATATACGATAAGTTCTATACATTCTTACGTGTGGATGTCCGTAGGTACTGGGAGCGATATACGACAAGTGATGGCCGTAGAAACTGATTTCTTCCTGCGGACCAATAATATTTGAGAATGCCATTGTTGTGTTTGATAAAATTTTATACACGTGGGCAGCAGTTATCTGTTCGTAATCAACAAAGATAATCAAGAAAAATCCTGTATAATATTTTGATTGAGTTTATGAAATGTATCACACTATATAGGCTTCAATATGAAACTATCAATACCTTAAGTCCGAAAAACTTGAGTAAAAACCGATTTAGGGAGTAGTAAAATATAGCTTCAAATGAGAGCTTCTTTCTGTCAACAACAGCCTTGGCCTTGCGAACATAATCTAAAGGATCATCTAGCAAGGCAATGGTGATCGGAACAAGAACAAAAGTAAATAAGTTACCCCACTTCACTTTCGACTGATCCTTTTCCATCATCTCTTCTGCCGACTGTTTGCAAACAAAACAAGTGCATTCTTTTATGAATTTACAAGAAAGACCAAGTAAACATCTTAAGCATTAAGTGAATTTACCGAGGTTCCTGGGGATGATCTGATGTTAACTGCTAAAGATGATCTGAGACGAATATTTGCAGGCAGGTGGTTGTACTTTTTGCTAGCTGTATCTTGTTCCTTCTCAAGCCCATCACCTATTGGTGCTAACAATACAATGCATTACAATATTAGGAACGTCCCAAGTCACTTAATTATCAACTTGTCACAGGAAACATAGAGATTATACAGTGGTAGAATAGAAGATGCTTACCGGGCCGGAACTGAGATTCGAGTGGACCTAGTCAAAATCAGTTTATGGTACCCTAATATACATATATCatgaaaatttatatatatttacttaAAAAAGTTAGAAGCCCTTATATGTCAGGGCCGTAAGCGCAAGTCTATAGGTAGGGAGGGGTCAGGGGTCATCCCTGACGCTTACCAGGATTTTATATTAATATTCTAACAAACAACGGGTAATCGAGCAAACTAACCATATTTTCCATTGAGATAGCGGGATAGGGCAGCCATAGTTATTCCTAGTAACACGTCGTTAATAGTCTGAAACATCAACAAATTAAAATAACATTAGTGTTTTGCTTATATAATTGGTAGCAATAGCTGATTTAAAACAGACACTATATCAATTACCGCGTTCATTGCATATTTCACTAGCTTTATATCATGTAAGCTGACGATTCTATGCACAATTCTTTTACGACTCAATTCTATATGTTCTGAAACACCTTTGATCGGAGTGTCCGTGTCTTTCAAGAACAAAGCAGTAATAACAAATTGCAAAATATCAACAAAAGTGTTAAAAACCATAAGAATCATGGTACAAGTTGCAGAAAAAAGCCCCCAGAACCTATTACGATTGTTCCAAAAGTTTGTTGATAATTGTCTGGTCTTTAGAACACTTGGCATTGATTCGAGATCAGAAGCTTTTCTGCTACTAGCTAAAAGGAGAGATATAAAAGACGTTCCATCCCCGACTGAATGATGAACTTTAAGTACTGCAGTTGCATTAGCATCCGATGTCTTTACGTTTAAAACATGAAGCTCCCATAATGGCTTTGCAAGATCCAATCCTGTATTAGTGAGATTTGATATGTAATCTTCAACATACATTTCAGCTGATTCCATATTGGGATCCACTTCCGGAGTAAAGACATGCTTATGTATGTCTACTTTCGTTCTTCTCCAACTCATTTGCCCACCATTCTTTTCATCCGTTACCTACAAAACAAACGAATGCACGTAAGCTGGCCCGGACACCCGGTTTAATTACACCTTATTTATAAAAACATGAACTGCTAATATCAAAAATTAGTTTTTCTTACCAGCAAACTGGAGAAACGAGGGTGCTTCACAAAAGAATCATTTAACCCGGATTTAACAGCATCAACATCGATCAGCGTTTTGAAACCTAAGACATATATGATTGGAATGTTCAATCCCTTTGCCTGAAACAACCTTGCAACCGGGCTTAACAGCTCTTCATCACCATCAACTTCAATACTAATGTTCTTGGTGAAGATAGGTTTAATGGATTTTCCTCTTATCATCTTAAATAAACTTGTATGTAATGAACTCAACGATCGCAAGTAGATGTATATAATGGTGTTATTAGCATGGGTTGATGAGCCGAGGCCTATACGGCCCAGCGGCAGGCCACATGGTACTCCTGACTTTAAAACTTTGCAGTAAGACTATACGGACAGTCCTGACAAAAAAAACTTACAGAGAGTATGTATATGTTTTTAATGAGTTGTAATACAAGAACCAAAAGGTTTGTATTTTGTCACTCCACCTCAAAGTCAATAAAATTATAAATGTCACGTCACATCATGTATTGTATTTCTGCACTATTTGTCGTATCCCTATTAAAAATGTTTAATAAATTAAAAGCTAGAATTATTATTCTAAAAATCTCCGATTTTCAAAAAAACTCCCGATTGATTCTTATAAATTATTTGGCTGATCTATTTTTTGAAATTCGAGTAatgtttataaattatataaaattatatatttcataataaataaggtaaatatattaagttttattaaaatatttaaatatatccaaaaaaaattCAATTAATCTCCGATTTGCCGATTAATCCCTAATCATTTAGTAAACCCATTAGTACCGATTACCGACCTTGGCTAGAATCTGTTTCAAATATTAAAAAAGTTAACTACAGAAACTATATTAACAAAAATTCAACATATCTATCCGTCTGCAAGTAAAGTATCAATACTATACTACTAGCTTATGAATTGTGTGATGTTCTGATTAGGTTTAATAATTCTTATTTTAGTTTTTgtgattttaatattttattttaaaaatttgttTAAAAAATTAAGTGAACATAAAGCTCCATTGATAAAATTAGAAGTCTATTATCAGTTTTCTCCAACACACTTGTATTTTTATGTATGCACTATCATTCTTAGGTGATAACAATTTCTAAATGTTTTGTTTATAGGTTACATGGGTCACCCCTTTCTTTTGGATGTGATAATGTCGCATCAAATGAGAAGCTCAAGTCCGTCCGAAACTATCAATGTACTTCCAACTGATTATTCAACTTGAAAGCAATGTTGCATCCACTAACTTTTTATGTAGGTTGCATGTCACAGCCGCACAGACATGCCAAATGGGCATGTTATGACATCAATTAGCAAGACATGTCTTTTCATGATTCGGCATAccttttttattaatttttttaataattattttaatattagaaatatccagaaataacaaatataattttaaaatatttacatatattttatttatatccTTATTATATCCTTAAGAGTGATCTTATCCAAATATTTGGTAGTTATGATCCTGTACCGCCAAAATAATCTCAATTGTTGGATCATAAAAGATAACATCCTAGCTGAATAGAAAATAATCACATTGTTCTAATACTATTCAAACACGAGAATACGATATAATTTCCGAATACGATTCTTAATAGAATATGATTAGAGGTTCAATCAATCATAAATtaaaaggattgttttactaatCCCCAAATACTAAAATATGATGTAATGATATAACTGTAATATGATGCAATGATATAACTGTAATAACTATATAATATACATGACAAAAAAGTAACTAAATTCAAAATTCGTATATTTTTTAATATCTGCATATTTGTTGAAATAATATTGCAACAAACTGTAAAAAATagtaataatataaatacaaaCATCAAGAGTAATAATATACCTGCattaaaaaattctaaaataaatttataaaattttaaaaaataaaacaaataaattttaaaaaaccgtgcattgcacgggctaTAAGCTAGTATGTAAAAAGTTACTAATTTAAATAAGTATTATGATGATATTTGGTTGttataattttattcaaattcactgtatattagtataataattatttattataatttattatatttaattgataaatgGCATGCCATTTGGGCATGCCTTTTGACAAAAAGCATGGCTATAGGCATGCATTCGGGGAGTCTCGTGACAGGTACCCTATTTAAATGAAGTGAGAAAATACTTTAATTTAAGCTGTTTAGAGCATGTtttagttaaatttatttgaAATTTATGTTTATGTATGATTGGAATATTGAGGATGATTGTAATAATTTAAAATGAAGGCTTAATTTAATTACTGATTTTAAGTTTTGTGGAAATTTTACATTTCCGGTTAGTTTGATATATCAATATATTCCTAATTCTTCCTAGCACTAAGGTTTCCATTTACAATCTTGGGTCAACCCATTTCTAAAAATAAACAGGCATTAGACTATTTCAGCATGGACTATCCATTCATTTGGATCGACCCAATTGCTTCATGGGTCTGGCACCAAACATTACGTTAaaatatgataatttcataacTTCCCAAACTTTACGGGCCagttatgtgtatttgaaattCAAAAAAACAAACTTCTGTGTTACTGAGTTTCATGGAAACTCTACATTTTTCATTACTTTCATTATTGTTTAGGTCTTTTTAAGCCACATTCATGGAACGCTCAAGTAAGACCGCTTCTTTTCATTAATTTTTATATCAATCTCTAAAATTTTACATAAGATTTGATGTTTTAATGTTTTGCATTACAAGGTCATAAACGAGTACAAAAGAATCCATTATCTCCTTCATCCAAATCGAATGGTCTGTAAACTTATATATAAGAAAAGTCTTTGCATTTAAATTTTGTTCACTTAGGATTTTTGGTCCATAATTTTGCAATGTTTTTTTGTAGTATCAAGAAGAAGAAAAAGTATATTATGTACCATGATCATAGGTGAACATAGTCACACCCCAAATTCTACAATCTCTGAAAACAAAGATCCCAATGTTTGTTCATCAGTAATTAATGGTTTGTTTTATTTCAGTTgtaattcatattaaataaatataGTCCTTTTTAATGATTATTGATTTAGAGGACCAAATATGTTTAGAATTTCATGATATAATAATTTTTATGGCATTGGATTCAGGTTGGTTATCAAAAAATGAAAATTCTCCATTATACCCTAACACCTTAAAAACTGATGTGGTATATCCAGGAAGTGGTACAGTCCATTTACAGAGCTCCTCAGATTTGTATACAGTACAGTACAGCATAAATTAATGATGTACATATAACAGTGTTATGATGTTCAAATTTTTTATACAAGGATTTATAATTCATCCCCATGCTCACAATTCCTCCCAAGAAACATTTGCAAAAGACATTATTATGAAACAAAAAGACTTATAGACCATAGTCTTGTGCATAAAGACCTGAAATAAAACATATATCTAGCACATACTAAATACTGCACTTCTTTGTACATTAATACAAATTTAATCGTATTATTCTATACATATTAGCTGTTTGTTATGCAAATAACATATACCACCTCTAATGAAAAAAATTAATCGTGATAGTTTGCATTTGACAACCAGGGACCAAACTCCTGCCCCTATCATGCTAAATAAACTTACATAACATTTGCATTATCTTCCAACATTAACCATCTATATGTATCTCGCTAGGATATATCTCACTTTACCCTATATTGTATCTTCCCTCTCTCCGTTTATGAGACCCTATCAAAACTTAAAATTAAGTTTGGACTGAGGGACATTGTCAAATTTAGGCTTACACATGGGAGATGATATATTTTCTTTCCCCTTTGATTTTTCCTTTTTTGCATTTCAAATATGTAGTGTTAGAATTCTACATATTTATGCAAACACTCATGTAAGGTTACCGTATGGGGTAAGCTTGCTATCACAATGGAAGAGAGCTATAATCAAATTACGAAGAATGAAGTAGTCATTGTTATACTTACAAGTACAAAACTTACCACTTTTCGAAGTGAGTATTATCCCCTTCTTTTAATTGTATTTAAAATTATATCAATTTTTTTTTGTACAAAAAAGTTGTAATTTACTATATTATAATTGCAATTTATTTGTTTCAGACACAGTTCAAATTAACACACTGTCGGCTTCAAAGCTTTACCTCAATCTAGACTACGATGTTGTTGTTGAAATGAGGAAAAGGTACTCTATTTAACAATCTTTTATTTGGTTTATaatgtctttaattgatatttTATAATTACTAACTACTAAGAAAAATTCGGAGATTTCATTTCAAGGTTGTGTGACGAAGGATACGTTGCTCGTGACAATTTGATCTTATCTCCAACTCACACTGAGGTCTCAAATGTACCTACTATTGACACCATAACTCCAAAGGAATTGAGTGAGAAGACTGCAACAGATTTTCTGAAAGTATTACTGTTTTAGAGACTCTTTTGCATTCATGGTTCTATACAATAATTCAAGGATATATATTTACTCTTATGTTATttttttgattgttaatatcaATGCATCACAATAAATTTCTTTTTTTCAAGAAAAATTTTCTATGCAAAGTAAAAGTTAGAAATGTAGAGGATAGCGATCCTTGGTGGTACATTAGTTGTAACAAGAACAATTGTTATGGTGAAGTTAAAAATAGAGGGCAAATATAAATATTCCAGGTGCAACAAGAACTATCATGTGCGAGGGCAAATATAAATGTTCCAGGTACAACAAGAACTATCATGTGCTACAGAAAAGgttataaaatatatttgtatgtcattaaatataatattatgaTGTATTTAGAACTTGGGTATATTTTCCAGGTATAGGATTATTCTGACATTTTTATCTAAACTAGATATTGTTGATTTTAAACACTTTCATGAGATAGCATTTAAATTGATCTATCCAGATAATTGTGATTTTCTAGTTTTATTTTTTAGTATCGTATCAATATGAAATTATATTGTTCTTTTCAGTTTATATGTGATGTGTTATATAATATGGAAACATATGCTAAGTAGATAGTCTTCTCCATACCAGGTAATCAAATTTTTTGCATTTTTCAGTTTACTGGTAATATAGTTCGTTTGTCTTTCAGTTTATCGAGAATAAATTGAACCAATCGATGTACATTTCTGCACTTTGTTACAGGCTTGATAATCGGTACATTAGCAGTTCATACTTTGTCTAATATATGAGTGTTAAACTTCTTGCTGCAATTCAATTTATAATCTATGAAATTTTTGTTGCAACtaattgttggacaaacttagtattttagactaagttgtgaatcattttgagactctatatgagtgagatacattatgtgttagtggtgtgtatttattggaacgtattctcctcttcgaggggattccaacgcatatttacacgctcaatatgagtaaaaggtgaatgagaactgatgttccaaagttttaccttttaatatgaaaagtggttttgtaccacatcgagagtagcacaaacctattccttagtttttattataaataccatgtaccacatcgaaaagaaaaacaagtcctttcaagcctctctttataaatagagtcttagggcatcagttttattaagtcaCGGGAATAAGAGTcctctctttcattctcggtctctttagtcttaaattttttcaATATTTCGGTGATAGTTCCCGGgcttagttcaagttcgctgagagtatattcgatctattgattatactggtatctcgttttatcctgggaggctatcgactcgcacatacggtgagaggcgaaataactttaaggagacagtttcaactggactcgaggatttccatttggttatattcttcctttctctgtttgatttcgtttactcacgcacacacttatttgatttatatgtattaatcgcagattgtattcacaatcttaaagctattttttttatatacatctgtgactgatacatctgtatctgttgttttgttgagtaacagatcgatggagaaccaaagTGTGAACGATccgatgaacatgacggctgatcccaacgcacagatcactggatctgatggggttcaccagcagccgattaaccctaacgccCGGATCGTACaatctgatgggggtcaaacgcctgttggacatgtgccttcgggacatgtgcctgtgggacagactgtcattggacagtttaaTATTCCTCTTGGACAtatatcggcaggattcactacttcgatcatacctgcggtgcctactggtgtgcatacacctgtagtacagacgcacgtaccatctgttccacctgtggtgcctgctacacctgttatgccaactgtgcctgctgcacatgctgaaaaacctgagaagttcaacggaacgaacttcaaacattggcaacaaaagatgcacttttatctgaccacgttgcatatggatcgctttcttaaggaagaaccactgttgctcactgctgagagtaacatgcagactgtgtatgctgctgatgcttggaagcactccgactacatctgtcggaactatgtgttaaattgtttgtctgactcgttgtataacgtatacagcgtgaagccaacagctaaggtcttatgggagtcacttgaccataagtataaaaccgaggacgctggggcaaagaagtggattgttggccgctttcttgattattatatggcagactctaagactgtggtcagtcaggtgcaggaactgcaggtgatcattcatgacattcatgctgaaggaatggtcataagtgagtctttccaagttgctgctgttattgaaaaacttccacctggatggaaagatttcaagaactaccttaagcacaagcgaaaggagatgtctatggaggatcttattgttagacttcgtattgaagaagacaacagagggtccgagaagaaagttaatgttgccactgagaaggcaaacatggtggagcacgctcaaagctccaagcccaagaagactaattctagtaaaggggcaaagctggcacccaaatgagggatttcgaagtcgaaatttcaggggaagtgctacaactgtgataaagttggtcataggtcttctgactgcaagaagcccaagaagcccaacaagaagaaagaagcaaacatggtagagaatatctccaaggatatgggtgatatagacctctgtgctacggtctctgaagtgaacctggttggttctaatccacgtgaatggtggattgatattggtgctactaggcatgtttgctcagacaagacgattttctctagcctcaaagcttccgatactggtgagaagctctacatggggaattcagcaacttctaccattgagggtgaaggcacagtgatcctgaagatgacctctgggaagaatctgactttgaagaatgtactttatgtgcctgatattcgcaagaaccttgtgtctggttctctgttgagtaagcatggctttcgcatcgtaatagagtcagataaagtaattttgtctaagagtggtatatTTGTAGGAAAGGGTTATTtaaccgatgggctttttaagctcaatgtaatgtctgttaaggacgataatgaaatgaagaattcttctgcttacttgcttgagtctcctaatttatggcatgctagattaggacatgtaaattatgacactttacgacgtttaagtgcaaaagaatacatacctaaacttactatcgattcaaaacataagtgtgagacttgtgttgaggcaaaattaatgagatcatcatttaaacgtgtggaaaggaacaccaaagtgctagacctaatacatagcgacatatgtgatttaaaattcgctccaacaagaggaggaaacaagtattttattacattcattgatgattgtacaaaatactgctatgtatatttgttgaaaagcaaagacgaagctatagataaatttaaaatctataaagaagaagttgagacacaacagactgagaaaatcaaaacgatacgaactgatcgtggaggtgaatatgttgaaccatttggagaattctgttcacaacatggtataatccatgaggtcactgcaccatactcccctcagtcaaatggtgtggctgaaaggaagaatcgcactctggaagaaatgatgaatgcgatgttgttaagctctgggcttccacaatcgatgtggggagaagccatcttaagcgcaaataatattttaaatattacgatgcgcaagaataaggatgtaagtacttatgaaatgtggaagaaaaagaaaccaagttaccaacacctgaaagtgtgggggtgccttgcaaaggtactgatccctacaccgaagaaggtgaagataggtcct
This sequence is a window from Apium graveolens cultivar Ventura chromosome 9, ASM990537v1, whole genome shotgun sequence. Protein-coding genes within it:
- the LOC141684693 gene encoding wax ester synthase/diacylglycerol acyltransferase 11-like isoform X1 → MIRGKSIKPIFTKNISIEVDGDEELLSPVARLFQAKGLNIPIIYVLGFKTLIDVDAVKSGLNDSFVKHPRFSSLLVTDEKNGGQMSWRRTKVDIHKHVFTPEVDPNMESAEMYVEDYISNLTNTGLDLAKPLWELHVLNVKTSDANATAVLKVHHSVGDGTSFISLLLASSRKASDLESMPSVLKTRQLSTNFWNNRNRFWGLFSATCTMILMVFNTFVDILQFVITALFLKDTDTPIKGVSEHIELSRKRIVHRIVSLHDIKLVKYAMNATINDVLLGITMAALSRYLNGKYAPIGDGLEKEQDTASKKYNHLPANIRLRSSLAVNIRSSPGTSSAEEMMEKDQSKVKWGNLFTFVLVPITIALLDDPLDYVRKAKAVVDRKKLSFEAIFYYSLNRFLLKFFGLKITAAHVYKILSNTTMAFSNIIGPQEEISFYGHHLSYIAPSTYGHPHAFAVHWQSYGEKMIFVLTVDPDVIPDYNNLCADFESSLKLIKDAVTQSGLAVPFHAKT
- the LOC141684693 gene encoding wax ester synthase/diacylglycerol acyltransferase 11-like isoform X2, which gives rise to MIRGKSIKPIFTKNISIEVDGDEELLSPVARLFQAKGLNIPIIYVLGFKTLIDVDAVKSGLNDSFVKHPRFSSLLVTDEKNGGQMSWRRTKVDIHKHVFTPEVDPNMESAEMYVEDYISNLTNTGLDLAKPLWELHVLNVKTSDANATAVLKVHHSVGDGTSFISLLLASSRKASDLESMPSVLKTRQLSTNFWNNRNRFWGLFSATCTMILMVFNTFVDILQFVITALFLKDTDTPIKGVSEHIELSRKRIVHRIVSLHDIKLVKYAMNATINDVLLGITMAALSRYLNGKYGDGLEKEQDTASKKYNHLPANIRLRSSLAVNIRSSPGTSSAEEMMEKDQSKVKWGNLFTFVLVPITIALLDDPLDYVRKAKAVVDRKKLSFEAIFYYSLNRFLLKFFGLKITAAHVYKILSNTTMAFSNIIGPQEEISFYGHHLSYIAPSTYGHPHAFAVHWQSYGEKMIFVLTVDPDVIPDYNNLCADFESSLKLIKDAVTQSGLAVPFHAKT